The sequence CCTTGTCCTTTCCATGGCTTACTTCGCCATACTGCTGTTCCGATGCTCCATCATCCCTGTAACTCGACTGCTCTTCACCTACCCTAGCACCCATACTGAGATCAGGCCACATCCCAACACCACCGGCTAGCATCCCTCCTCTTCCAAAGAAAGCAGGATTCATGTGAGGAGCAACAACAGGAGGGAATGAAGGCATCAATCCAGGGAATGGAGCAGCAGCAACACCAGGCCCTGCAGGGAACCCTCCATAAGCACCCCCCATTCTACCCATAGCAGCACCATAACCAGTTGGATCAAAGCCCTGGCCCATCATTGCACCAGGATGCATCACTGGAGGAGGCGGGCCAACCATGCCACCATTTCCCATAATACTGCGACTGCCGCCGGCACCCATTTGTCCCATCCGGTTCCTCAACTGTCCTCTGTTCCCCATACCACCCCTCCCCCAACCACCACTTCcactgccaccgccgccgccaccaccaccaccactcctTCCATAATTCCCACCCATCTGCTGACTGCCCCTGCCCTTCTGTGGAGCGACACCAGACTGTTGTGATGCCAAATTTTGGTTCTTGAGTTGTGCCTCGCCCATCCGTCGAACCGTGGCAGGTGTAGCAAATGCCACGACACAGGGTCTACCATTGAACATATGACCATTCATCCCCTCCTTACAAGACGCAGCAGCCATCGGATCATAGAAATCCACCTGGCAGTAACCCTTCGATTTCCCGCTGGCCTTCTCATCAAAGAACTTGATCTCTTTCACCTGACCATACTTGCTCAATTCTGCCAAAAGATCGGCGTCCGTAGTCCACCAGTGGAGCTCCCCCACAAAGAGAGTACTACCTCCAAAGTCCCCTTCCCCCACACCACCACCATTAGTGTTCGCTCCTCCTTGCCTCATTTCACCTCCAAAACCACCACCTTGCCCGTGAAGACCCTCGTTAGAGTAACCACCGCCTCCAGTTTGGGCTTGTATCTCGCCAGTCCGTCCAGAAGTCTGCCCTAAGTCAGCTCTAACACCACCAGGAATTGGCAGCGGCACCACAGCAGCCGTTTCGCCACCTCCTCCCCGAAACTCTTGAACAGAAACACCAGCGGATCTCTCCATCTTTATCTCCCCGGTGATCCCAGGGAGATGGACCTTCTCCGGCAACGGCGCCGACGGCGGGAGGGGTGGTGGAGGAGGCAGAGGAGTTTCGGCCAAGACCGCGTCCGGCGCAGGCTCGTCGCTCCGGCGGGAGGATTGAAGGAAGCCCTCACCGACGTTAACGTCGCTGTATAGGTCGTCGAAGTCGTCCTCGTCCCCGTAAAACTGTTCCTCATCCTGGACTGCGGCAATCGCCTCGCCGCGGTGGAACCCACCGGCGGCGCCTCCGCCAGGAAACCTTTCGCCGCCGGAGTCCATGGGAGAATTCGTCGGCCGGGGTCCGGATTACGGCGGTGGGGGCGTGCGGGGGGGAGGCGAAACCCTAGAACTGTCTGAACACTGGAAGGCGTTCGAAGGAACGACAGGGGCGGCCGAATCAACAACCGGAGAGTTCCGTTTAATTTAGGGTTGCTTGCATAACAATCACCTGCCCACACAAACCCAAACCCCCtcgcccccttttttttttgtccatATACTTGTGAGGTCGAAAGGTTCGCGTCCCGAACTTTTATTGCACCAGCTCTGTTAGCAGTTGAAAAGAAGGGACTGGTCCACTGTCTCTGGTGGGTCCCATTGCTTCTGTGACCATAAAGAGATCGGGTGGGGTACGTTCCGGGTACCGTTAGGTTGGCTCGAGATTTGGTTGCATCCCCAGATGGATCCCAACCGTCGGTTTGGTAGATCATGAGAAAACCCGAGATTGAGTGACTCGGATGAGTCGTCCGCCGCCACGTTACCGTTTGCGCGGCGAACGCACTGCCAGGTAGAGAACGGTACGATAAGATTGAGAAGGGATCGAGAAAAACGTACGTCCGATGCCCACCCAAACAACTTTCTCGTCCTACGTGCCGTTCCTCTACTCCTGAAATCTGTGGGACCCATTCTTGAGCCGTTTCAGAGCGTTGTGGGTCCCCGCTCCTGTATTTACTTGTTTATGGGATTAGCGATTAAATGACACCAACGGGCTCCATTCCTTGTAAAGATTAAATGAAGGTATCAGAGTGGGTAATCCATCACAGAGTAGGGGATCTACGAAGTCGAGTCTTGGATTATGTATCTTTCTTCGTCGAGGAGGTCTAAAGCCTTTCCATGCGCGGTCGTTTCGCCACCTGCATCTCCCGTCAACCGCCCACCGGGTTTCCACGTTACAGGCCCGACCGATCACCTCGACCTCTCTTTCCCCCACCGACGATCGCGGCCTCATACTGCCGCTTATAAATGCTGTTTCCCCGCACTTCCTCCTCCAatcccttcctccttcctctatCTCTCTGCCTTCAGATGGCCGCCCGTCTCCGCCGGAAATATGCAGCTCAACGCACTTCTCCTCGTTGTCCTCGTCCTGGCGGCGGTCGGCCCAGGAGCCAGCGTCGGCGCCGCTTTCCTCAGCCGCGTCGCCCCCTACCGCTGAGACCCCCTCCAACACCCCCGTGGCAGCCGCGACGCCCGAGTCTTCGGCGGCGACCCCTTCCCCTCAAATGCCCAAATCTTCGTCGCCCGCCTCCGGCCCCGTCTCAGGACGCTGCAGTCGCCTGTGACGCTCCCACCGCCGATTCGCCATCAGATATGGATGCTGGGGCCACGCCGGCCTCGCGACGGCTCTGATCGCAGCTTTTGTCGCGTTTTAAGCTGGTTTGATGGGAATTTTGAGAACTTTTTCCCCTTGGAATTCGTGCTGGTTTGATGGGAATTTTGAGAACTTTGCCCCCTTGGAATTCGTGCGGGTTTGATGGGAATTTTGAGCACTTTGCCAGTTGGAGACGCGAATTGTTTCCCCAAGCATAAATTGGTTGGTTCCAAGGATTCCATTTTTGCTATTAACCTCTCAATTCAGATGAGGTGATACGTCTCACTGCGACTAATTATCATAGCATTCATTGTGCATCATTGGCGTGAGCTTTGCCTTTTTGATTTGTGTTCCGATCATTTTGTGGAAGCATGTGATGATGCTCAGAGT comes from Musa acuminata AAA Group cultivar baxijiao chromosome BXJ3-3, Cavendish_Baxijiao_AAA, whole genome shotgun sequence and encodes:
- the LOC135634406 gene encoding uncharacterized protein LOC135634406 codes for the protein MDSGGERFPGGGAAGGFHRGEAIAAVQDEEQFYGDEDDFDDLYSDVNVGEGFLQSSRRSDEPAPDAVLAETPLPPPPPLPPSAPLPEKVHLPGITGEIKMERSAGVSVQEFRGGGGETAAVVPLPIPGGVRADLGQTSGRTGEIQAQTGGGGYSNEGLHGQGGGFGGEMRQGGANTNGGGVGEGDFGGSTLFVGELHWWTTDADLLAELSKYGQVKEIKFFDEKASGKSKGYCQVDFYDPMAAASCKEGMNGHMFNGRPCVVAFATPATVRRMGEAQLKNQNLASQQSGVAPQKGRGSQQMGGNYGRSGGGGGGGGGSGSGGWGRGGMGNRGQLRNRMGQMGAGGSRSIMGNGGMVGPPPPVMHPGAMMGQGFDPTGYGAAMGRMGGAYGGFPAGPGVAAAPFPGLMPSFPPVVAPHMNPAFFGRGGMLAGGVGMWPDLSMGARVGEEQSSYRDDGASEQQYGEVSHGKDKASDRDLPGASDRRHEWEEEMGHGQERPERHYDDRDLVRERDRDREREREREREKDRDRVRDWERERERERGRERERDRGRERERERDREREREKDRYRDDRDRHGDHHRHRDRESERGDDRDRGRLSRPRSKSREIEHSKKRRLTPA